The Cerasicoccus sp. TK19100 genome window below encodes:
- a CDS encoding tetratricopeptide repeat protein, translating to MKKYTALLAAGFAMALPLAAQSKTDLMLEAPKVMDDPEWQKRFLGSYGFMPSLEPKVNQEEIVVLGDLIEIMKADPDAAAEQLKLKINDNSSAALIFILGNLYFQQGKLEEAQKYYLMAIEKHPSFLRAHKNIGLLYLQDQDFANAQKHLGRASELGEHDGRTNGLIGYAYLSTDNYLAAEEAYRDAIQQEPDVVDWQLGLARTLLATERYNEAVSLFDTLIKQQPNNSMLWMLQANAYLGQGKPMEAAINLEAVRSLGTAKRESLLLLGDIYLNMQMPEAALEVYESAIGNDKTSAGYPSAIRAARLLQQIGAAEESTELLEKVKSQYAGMLTTEQELTVLTLQAKNARSLGDEVQAIAILKDIVKRDGTNGEALIELADFYSKSAEAEDLERAIYYIELAESIEEFEYQALVKHAQMLANKRKYHDAIILLKRALSIKEEPRIERYLAQLERAVNR from the coding sequence ATGAAAAAGTACACCGCATTGCTGGCTGCTGGTTTTGCCATGGCGCTGCCGCTCGCGGCGCAGTCGAAGACCGACCTCATGCTAGAGGCTCCCAAGGTGATGGATGATCCTGAGTGGCAGAAGCGCTTTTTGGGCAGCTATGGTTTCATGCCTTCATTGGAGCCGAAAGTGAACCAGGAAGAGATCGTCGTGCTCGGTGATTTGATCGAAATCATGAAGGCCGATCCCGACGCTGCGGCCGAACAGTTGAAGCTAAAGATCAATGACAACAGCAGCGCCGCCTTGATCTTCATTCTGGGCAATTTGTATTTCCAACAGGGCAAGCTTGAAGAGGCGCAGAAGTATTACTTGATGGCCATTGAGAAGCACCCGTCGTTTCTTCGCGCACATAAGAACATCGGGCTGCTCTATCTGCAGGATCAGGACTTTGCCAATGCACAAAAGCATCTCGGCCGCGCATCGGAGTTGGGCGAACACGATGGTCGTACCAACGGATTGATCGGCTATGCTTACTTGAGCACGGACAACTACCTTGCTGCCGAAGAAGCCTATCGTGACGCCATTCAACAAGAGCCGGATGTGGTCGACTGGCAGTTAGGCCTGGCGCGCACTCTCTTGGCGACAGAACGCTATAACGAGGCGGTCTCTTTGTTTGATACATTGATCAAGCAGCAGCCGAATAACTCCATGCTTTGGATGCTCCAAGCTAATGCCTACCTGGGGCAGGGAAAGCCCATGGAAGCCGCTATTAATCTGGAGGCAGTTCGTTCGCTGGGCACGGCCAAGCGCGAGTCGCTTTTGTTGCTCGGCGATATCTACCTGAATATGCAGATGCCCGAGGCAGCACTGGAAGTTTATGAGTCGGCAATCGGCAACGATAAAACTTCTGCGGGCTATCCGAGCGCAATACGCGCCGCCCGTCTCCTGCAGCAAATCGGTGCTGCTGAGGAATCCACGGAGTTACTGGAAAAAGTTAAGAGCCAGTATGCTGGCATGCTCACGACTGAGCAGGAGCTTACGGTGCTCACGCTTCAGGCTAAAAATGCCCGTTCATTGGGTGATGAAGTGCAGGCCATTGCGATTCTAAAGGATATCGTTAAGCGTGACGGCACTAACGGGGAGGCTCTGATCGAACTGGCGGATTTCTACAGCAAATCGGCGGAAGCCGAAGACCTGGAACGCGCCATTTATTACATCGAACTGGCTGAATCCATTGAGGAGTTCGAATACCAGGCGTTAGTCAAGCACGCGCAAATGCTGGCGAATAAGCGTAAATACCACGACGCAATTATCCTGCTTAAGCGCGCCTTGAGCATCAAGGAAGAGCCGCGCATCGAGCGTTACCTCGCACAGCTTGAGCGCGCGGTAAACCGCTAG
- a CDS encoding energy transducer TonB, translated as MSDRKHQSFKIPTAKTDLPLGMTCGVLFSTFLFVLMAIAPLVGNIKPPQNDLQEVMVAFPPPEFEEIEEPEPEEPPEEEPPPEMEEPPPDLSLEQMDLVLNPGTGGSLAGDFALPTTAANAGDLGTEDFIDFSELDEPPKLIDQSAFNYPRSLRTKKVSGRVVVYIELDEEGNVTKAEVSKSDLPQFNDFVLKEISRRKFSAPTFQGRKVKAKANLPIPINIQ; from the coding sequence ATGTCTGATCGTAAGCATCAAAGTTTTAAAATTCCCACCGCCAAAACAGACCTGCCTCTTGGTATGACGTGTGGCGTACTGTTTTCCACCTTCCTGTTTGTATTGATGGCCATTGCGCCACTGGTGGGAAACATCAAGCCGCCGCAGAACGACCTGCAGGAAGTGATGGTAGCGTTCCCGCCGCCGGAGTTCGAGGAGATCGAAGAACCAGAACCGGAAGAGCCACCGGAGGAAGAGCCGCCACCCGAGATGGAGGAGCCACCGCCCGACCTTTCACTGGAGCAGATGGACCTGGTGCTGAATCCAGGCACCGGTGGTAGCTTGGCCGGCGACTTCGCGCTGCCGACGACTGCCGCTAATGCCGGTGATCTGGGCACGGAAGATTTCATCGACTTCTCCGAGCTGGATGAGCCGCCGAAACTGATTGACCAAAGCGCTTTCAATTATCCGCGCAGCCTGCGCACAAAGAAAGTTTCCGGTCGCGTCGTGGTTTACATCGAGCTGGACGAAGAAGGCAACGTGACCAAGGCGGAAGTATCCAAATCCGATCTGCCACAATTCAATGATTTTGTTCTCAAGGAAATCAGCCGGCGCAAGTTTTCTGCGCCCACTTTCCAAGGCCGCAAGGTGAAGGCTAAAGCGAACCTGCCAATTCCGATAAATATCCAATGA
- a CDS encoding ExbD/TolR family protein, giving the protein MGRSINDEPDQETEINLSPMIDCIFILLIFFIVTTVFVEEPGVEIIKPNAVTDADLEKNSIIIAITSDNRVVYGGKEIGVSGVASQVKQQIKQNDLPVIIQADINAEHGTFSKVYSEVKNAGAKKISVSTFRG; this is encoded by the coding sequence ATGGGACGCAGCATCAACGACGAGCCGGATCAGGAAACAGAGATCAATCTGTCTCCCATGATCGACTGTATTTTCATTCTGCTGATCTTCTTCATTGTGACGACCGTTTTCGTCGAGGAGCCGGGTGTTGAAATCATCAAGCCGAATGCGGTTACCGATGCTGACTTGGAGAAGAATAGTATCATCATCGCGATCACTTCCGATAACCGCGTTGTTTATGGCGGTAAGGAAATCGGCGTTTCCGGGGTCGCATCGCAAGTCAAGCAGCAGATCAAACAGAACGATTTACCGGTGATCATCCAGGCGGACATAAACGCAGAGCACGGCACTTTTTCCAAAGTTTATAGCGAAGTGAAAAATGCCGGTGCCAAGAAAATTAGCGTTTCAACTTTCAGGGGCTGA
- a CDS encoding ExbD/TolR family protein — protein MAKRSILAEGEEATEINLSSMIDCIFILLIFFIVTTVFVEESGLQVNKPDAAAASANNDDSVSVALEITANNKIMIDGQEIPLSQVKNRVKDGMVDADTPVMIRSHERASHGLFISVWDEASQAGANQLSYTTTN, from the coding sequence ATGGCCAAGCGCAGCATACTTGCAGAGGGGGAAGAGGCGACTGAGATCAACCTGTCTTCGATGATCGATTGTATCTTCATCCTGCTGATTTTCTTCATCGTGACGACTGTCTTTGTCGAGGAAAGCGGACTTCAGGTGAACAAGCCGGACGCCGCCGCCGCCTCGGCCAACAACGACGACAGTGTATCGGTCGCCCTGGAGATTACCGCCAATAATAAAATCATGATCGATGGGCAGGAGATTCCGCTGAGCCAAGTGAAAAACCGCGTCAAGGACGGCATGGTCGATGCGGATACGCCCGTAATGATCCGCAGCCATGAACGCGCGAGCCACGGTCTCTTCATCTCGGTGTGGGACGAGGCTTCGCAAGCCGGTGCCAACCAACTGAGCTACACCACGACCAACTAA
- a CDS encoding MotA/TolQ/ExbB proton channel family protein, translating to MEGVTLEKIFDVWASGGTVMYPLFFLACLLYTQAFQLIFYVRRTSLNKRNEFQWAQWVQSPEKAEGRVAEIIRYTQTDTSSAKQVRNRFDEVRMATLNLVDRRVRFVNTLVATAPLLGLLGTVIGMLQTFLGLATSGGGETAGVVASGISEALLTTLTGLIIALPGLFIVMIIQRQKHGLEANITRLECLTLSQLKID from the coding sequence ATGGAAGGTGTCACGCTAGAGAAAATTTTTGATGTATGGGCAAGCGGTGGGACGGTGATGTATCCGCTGTTTTTCCTCGCATGCTTGCTCTACACTCAGGCGTTCCAGCTTATATTCTACGTTCGCCGCACCAGCTTGAATAAGCGCAACGAGTTTCAATGGGCGCAGTGGGTGCAATCCCCCGAGAAGGCGGAAGGGCGCGTTGCGGAAATTATCCGCTACACGCAAACTGACACCAGCTCAGCCAAGCAGGTACGCAACCGTTTTGATGAAGTGCGCATGGCCACGCTCAATCTCGTGGACCGGCGTGTTCGCTTTGTTAATACGCTGGTCGCAACGGCTCCTCTACTCGGGCTGTTGGGGACGGTCATTGGTATGTTGCAAACGTTTCTTGGCTTGGCCACTAGCGGAGGCGGTGAGACGGCTGGTGTGGTGGCATCGGGTATTTCTGAAGCGCTCTTGACCACGCTGACCGGTCTGATCATCGCCCTGCCTGGTCTATTCATCGTCATGATTATTCAACGGCAAAAGCACGGGCTGGAAGCCAATATCACCCGGCTGGAGTGCTTGACTCTCAGCCAGCTAAAAATCGACTAA
- a CDS encoding MotA/TolQ/ExbB proton channel family protein, which produces MKRIITYTSLLTIAGALALPLGAQNFDQVSSDVDAKLEASLKKLADVRETIQEERVPLSTEVAELESQATELRREHNRLLKIKDSRTIDLSSLERQVSQLQEQSDFVNRLLNEFIEGFEQRIDKAENPLYAADIKDAKLAPKNANLSPEEKRDLQVAVVESAMDRMENLVGGHTFEGAALSPEGVLQEGTFAKFGPTVFFTSNDKSVYGLVETQLNAADPVVVALPETISGSISNAVSTGSGALPFDATLGKAIKVAKAKKSLMAYVEDGGQVGYVIIGLGIIAILLAVFKCFEIFSFKVAMPKQIDELLDLVNEGKQDKAQEKANEIGGTAGEMLAAGVINAEEKRGILEEMMFERILKARPYLERFLPFLAITAAAAPLLGLLGTVIGMIKTFQLITIFGTGDAKSLSSGISEALVTTALGLIVAIPTLILHGMLSRMAKRKLGLLEQGAVAFVNGVISRRHEKKD; this is translated from the coding sequence ATGAAACGGATTATCACTTATACTTCCTTGCTGACGATCGCTGGCGCGCTGGCACTGCCACTGGGTGCCCAGAATTTTGATCAAGTTTCGAGCGACGTTGACGCAAAGTTGGAAGCATCCCTGAAGAAACTTGCGGATGTCCGTGAGACGATTCAAGAGGAGCGGGTCCCGCTATCGACGGAAGTTGCCGAGTTGGAAAGCCAGGCGACCGAGTTGCGCCGTGAGCACAATCGCTTGCTGAAGATCAAGGACAGCCGCACGATCGATTTATCCTCACTGGAACGCCAGGTGAGCCAGTTGCAGGAGCAGTCAGATTTCGTGAACCGTTTGCTCAATGAGTTTATCGAAGGCTTTGAGCAACGCATCGATAAGGCCGAGAATCCTCTCTATGCTGCTGATATTAAGGACGCCAAGCTTGCACCCAAGAACGCAAACTTGAGCCCGGAGGAAAAGCGTGATTTGCAGGTAGCCGTGGTGGAATCCGCCATGGATCGCATGGAAAACCTCGTTGGCGGCCACACTTTTGAGGGTGCCGCGCTGAGCCCGGAAGGCGTGCTGCAAGAAGGCACGTTTGCCAAGTTTGGCCCGACGGTTTTCTTTACGAGCAATGATAAAAGTGTCTACGGCTTGGTCGAAACTCAGCTCAATGCGGCTGATCCGGTAGTCGTCGCTTTACCGGAAACGATCAGTGGAAGCATTTCTAATGCGGTTTCGACCGGCTCAGGTGCGCTTCCCTTTGATGCAACTCTGGGTAAGGCAATCAAGGTCGCCAAGGCCAAGAAATCTCTGATGGCCTACGTTGAGGACGGCGGCCAGGTTGGTTACGTCATTATCGGCCTGGGCATTATCGCCATTTTGCTGGCGGTCTTTAAGTGCTTTGAAATCTTCAGCTTCAAGGTTGCCATGCCTAAGCAGATCGACGAGCTGCTCGATCTGGTAAACGAAGGCAAGCAGGACAAGGCGCAGGAAAAGGCCAACGAAATTGGTGGCACTGCTGGTGAAATGTTGGCTGCTGGTGTGATTAACGCCGAGGAAAAGCGCGGTATTCTCGAAGAAATGATGTTCGAGCGAATCCTGAAGGCCCGTCCTTATCTGGAGCGTTTTTTGCCGTTTCTCGCGATCACCGCCGCAGCGGCTCCGCTGTTGGGTCTGCTGGGTACCGTTATCGGTATGATTAAGACTTTCCAATTGATTACGATCTTTGGCACGGGTGACGCCAAGAGCCTTTCTTCGGGTATTTCCGAAGCGCTCGTTACCACCGCACTGGGTCTGATCGTGGCCATTCCTACTTTGATTCTTCACGGCATGCTTTCACGCATGGCCAAGCGTAAGCTGGGTCTGCTGGAGCAAGGTGCCGTTGCCTTCGTGAACGGGGTGATCAGCCGTCGTCACGAAAAGAAGGACTAA
- a CDS encoding DUF3450 family protein: MKIRVIANTLIACCLGWTSLSAQSDPSVAKEKLAKWVETRQMISKEVTDWEADKELLIATRDLLSNQVKALDEQVKELKSEETASDQSRKELLDKKDQLQIADIALAQQVATLEKQILELVKIFPEPLKAKLEPLIVQIPENPEESDATLGKRMGQVLAILNQAEKFNSTATFVGETREVGGQKIQVKTVYWGMSFAIYVDSQGKTAGFGKPTSDGWVWTENKELAADAKRFIDMYEGNTDVIEFVALPISVQ; the protein is encoded by the coding sequence ATGAAGATTCGCGTCATCGCAAACACACTTATTGCCTGCTGTCTTGGTTGGACATCACTCTCCGCTCAGAGCGACCCTTCCGTCGCGAAGGAGAAGCTCGCCAAGTGGGTCGAGACTCGCCAGATGATTTCCAAGGAAGTCACTGATTGGGAGGCAGACAAGGAGCTGCTGATCGCCACGAGAGACCTGCTGAGCAATCAGGTAAAGGCGCTGGATGAACAGGTCAAAGAGCTGAAGTCCGAGGAAACCGCCAGCGACCAATCGCGCAAGGAGCTGCTCGACAAGAAAGACCAATTGCAGATCGCTGATATCGCATTGGCCCAACAGGTCGCAACGCTGGAGAAGCAAATACTGGAGTTGGTGAAGATTTTCCCGGAACCGCTTAAGGCCAAGCTCGAGCCGCTGATCGTCCAGATCCCAGAGAATCCCGAAGAGTCGGATGCTACGCTGGGCAAGCGCATGGGCCAGGTTCTCGCGATCCTTAATCAGGCGGAGAAGTTTAATAGCACCGCGACCTTTGTTGGCGAGACGCGTGAAGTGGGCGGCCAGAAAATCCAGGTCAAAACAGTCTATTGGGGCATGTCATTCGCCATTTACGTGGACTCCCAGGGCAAGACGGCTGGCTTCGGTAAGCCGACCAGCGATGGCTGGGTGTGGACTGAGAATAAGGAACTGGCGGCGGACGCCAAGCGCTTCATCGACATGTATGAAGGCAACACTGATGTGATCGAATTCGTCGCGCTCCCCATCAGCGTCCAGTAA
- a CDS encoding EF-hand domain-containing protein — protein sequence MKSLKYLILCGLLSAGLVHAESAALGDGNGDGNQPQSENAGPGGQRPKGQQNQQRPNRPSKEDILAKFDANGDGQLDQAERETAREAHREEMALRRFDANKDGTLSNEERAQFDAFIAEREAKILERFDADGDGVLSDEERQAARQGMNRRQGQGNGQNGPADRRQGPPRSSDLGDVPAAPPGA from the coding sequence ATGAAATCTCTAAAGTATTTAATTCTCTGCGGTCTGCTCTCGGCTGGCCTCGTTCATGCAGAATCTGCCGCACTCGGTGACGGCAATGGTGATGGCAATCAGCCGCAAAGCGAAAACGCCGGCCCCGGTGGACAGCGCCCCAAAGGCCAGCAGAACCAGCAGCGCCCGAACCGTCCGTCCAAGGAAGACATCCTGGCGAAGTTTGACGCCAACGGCGACGGCCAGCTCGATCAAGCCGAGCGCGAAACCGCCCGCGAAGCACATCGTGAAGAAATGGCCCTGCGCCGCTTTGACGCCAACAAGGACGGCACGCTGTCCAATGAGGAGCGCGCGCAGTTCGATGCTTTCATTGCCGAGCGTGAAGCAAAAATATTGGAACGTTTTGACGCCGACGGTGACGGAGTCCTCAGCGATGAGGAGCGCCAGGCCGCCCGCCAAGGCATGAACCGCCGTCAAGGCCAGGGCAATGGTCAAAACGGTCCCGCTGATCGCCGCCAGGGCCCGCCCCGCAGCAGCGATCTCGGCGATGTTCCAGCCGCGCCTCCCGGAGCATAA
- a CDS encoding type II toxin-antitoxin system RelE family toxin, protein MFEVTFSDQSMSMLNRLDIMIQMPIIERFSNLTSKELSAGSDDVGKFERGGKTYYRLRAGEYRIYFEVINDSRLLSHYIIHKHTLADFIFRFKLPYHEETLVEQNQSFWQYVESLTSRQQERLPDGQSEHPGKHPGNV, encoded by the coding sequence ATGTTTGAAGTCACCTTCAGCGACCAGAGCATGTCGATGCTCAACCGGCTGGATATCATGATCCAAATGCCGATTATCGAACGGTTCAGCAACCTCACCAGTAAGGAGCTGTCCGCCGGCAGTGACGACGTGGGCAAGTTCGAGCGCGGCGGCAAGACCTACTACCGCCTCCGAGCGGGCGAATACCGCATCTACTTCGAGGTCATCAACGACAGCCGCCTGCTGAGCCACTACATCATCCACAAGCACACCCTGGCCGACTTTATTTTCCGTTTCAAACTCCCCTACCACGAGGAAACGCTCGTCGAGCAAAACCAATCCTTCTGGCAATACGTGGAGAGCCTCACCAGCCGTCAGCAGGAAAGACTGCCCGACGGCCAATCCGAGCACCCTGGCAAACATCCCGGTAATGTCTAA
- a CDS encoding CDP-alcohol phosphatidyltransferase family protein, which produces MSKTPPKDSQESGLPYKNVDEAARIYMLPNLFTAGNLFFGFLAIIWCIRGRYDATEAQINEYFTEAVFFILGAGVCDMLDGRVARMGGRESLFGKEFDSIADMVSFGMAPCLMMFFLILSPTEGYEFFRQIGWLIGFIYLLCAGIRLARYNIITNPFIPGIDKSSGLGDFRGLPAPAAAGMVSSIMLAMLNFDFQRGFYLFLPPLMLLIAWMMVSNVRYPSFKHLGWQTHMRVQHFIGLIILVMLLIFFWRISFTLLFLIYLFYGLFRHFRNRRTLGAADDD; this is translated from the coding sequence ATGTCTAAAACGCCCCCAAAAGATTCACAAGAATCCGGGCTGCCCTATAAAAACGTCGATGAGGCTGCCCGCATATATATGCTGCCGAACCTCTTCACGGCGGGTAACCTCTTCTTCGGCTTCCTGGCCATCATTTGGTGCATCCGCGGTCGCTACGACGCCACCGAAGCGCAGATCAATGAATACTTCACCGAGGCGGTGTTCTTCATCCTTGGCGCGGGCGTGTGCGACATGCTTGACGGCCGCGTGGCCCGCATGGGCGGCCGCGAATCCCTTTTCGGCAAGGAGTTCGACTCCATTGCCGACATGGTCAGCTTCGGCATGGCCCCCTGCCTGATGATGTTTTTCCTGATCCTCAGCCCGACCGAGGGTTACGAGTTTTTCCGCCAAATTGGTTGGCTAATCGGCTTTATTTACCTGCTCTGTGCCGGCATCCGCCTGGCCCGGTATAACATCATTACCAACCCGTTCATTCCCGGCATCGACAAATCTTCGGGCCTGGGCGACTTTCGCGGACTACCCGCCCCTGCTGCCGCCGGCATGGTGTCCTCCATCATGCTCGCGATGCTCAACTTTGACTTCCAGCGCGGCTTCTACCTGTTTCTGCCGCCACTGATGCTCCTGATTGCCTGGATGATGGTCAGCAATGTGCGCTACCCGAGCTTCAAACATCTCGGCTGGCAGACACACATGCGGGTGCAGCATTTCATCGGGCTGATAATCCTCGTGATGCTGCTTATCTTCTTCTGGCGCATCTCCTTTACCCTGCTGTTTTTGATTTACCTCTTCTACGGGCTGTTCCGGCATTTCCGCAATCGCCGTACGCTCGGCGCGGCGGATGACGATTAA
- a CDS encoding UvrD-helicase domain-containing protein produces the protein MPDPLPPLTDQADRDRFTSELDRNFTVTAPAGVGKTTAIVSRVVALAKADAHLDDKLLPRLAVVTYTRKAADEMRRRTHAKLHEVHAGPDVMTSFNQAFFGTIHSFCLELLRTFGPLAGLPPQFEQAGNLEALQRDFLRSKDTLLACLPEGSRLSLERHGSMVDILKLMSQFGTRIPEPEPPGPAPMVDVAPILNFKPENKRGLKGIEEGQRLAAEWQTAYATGEPCPPPDFDKGSADFKPIFQAAWRPLKLWLGQAYLYVAAHLAREFRDYRVQRGEITYDDQVALAAWLMNHEAAGPAIREEQRLVILDEAQDTDPLQFAVLLNVAGGQWSPGQPMAESVGPPPGRFCMVGDPQQSIYSDRADLPTYRSIHEGLVDQNAADALSFTVTMRCDAEIVSAVNRFFPQILRREDEPGEQAAFVPLEARPNAGPGSFERLLLHPPADYDAGSQPAKTSLKAEAVAISQWLVEVGLEGLGASDWSEVAILTPRNDWAEALHQAIERARLPVQSHSRKVKRADDPVWSWAAALVRIMAHPEDDFEIVGVLREIFALPDGAIAVVKHELRSFLSVTPEHRSDFSGSEKALAVIEALLILKSLHAAIHELALSDAFRVICDTLQLGERLASLPDLDPARIDQGLKRMQAAAMQAEEHGDTLADWSRQLMLARGNDIESDDPAPGQIQLLSCHKSKGLQWEVVITPFFHYPVSRRPENFPRLYEASGGAQDYVAYDSSCENELANDALRRFREETERLAYVTWTRARKRVIAVDAAAYYKNPGASMSWLDLCHCLEEESNGFVWAGMREFAPASEPVTESPAGDDNEPAAAPAFFMTIEPVSESLRAQSQQFPQRILPSSLAQHGAPVETDSAHGHARDESDWQSEPGYPETQDGSSALGGADYGNWWHDSMERGPWGQPIEAWVDYQAQVVPHAPNEERGAQEFAALLSTEEFLWLNHADRQVRAEASLFWPESAHAPDELELGLELAAAPATFAYDGFIDLLAYDASRDAWRIVDWKTDRIFKNAGPELRACYGPQLAAYVTALKVMFSRPVEGYLYSTRKAQWIKL, from the coding sequence ATGCCGGATCCATTACCACCCCTCACTGACCAGGCGGACCGCGATCGCTTTACCAGCGAGCTGGACCGGAACTTCACCGTCACCGCGCCTGCCGGGGTCGGAAAAACCACGGCCATTGTTAGCCGCGTCGTTGCGCTGGCCAAGGCCGACGCCCACTTGGATGACAAGCTCCTGCCACGCCTGGCTGTCGTCACCTACACCCGCAAGGCTGCTGACGAAATGCGTCGCCGCACCCACGCCAAGCTGCACGAGGTCCACGCCGGGCCCGATGTGATGACCAGCTTTAACCAGGCTTTCTTTGGCACGATCCACAGCTTTTGCCTGGAGCTATTGCGCACGTTTGGCCCCTTGGCGGGACTGCCGCCGCAGTTCGAGCAAGCAGGCAATCTCGAGGCGCTGCAGCGCGATTTTCTCCGCAGCAAAGACACCCTGCTCGCCTGCCTGCCCGAAGGCTCACGCCTCAGCCTGGAGCGCCACGGCTCGATGGTCGACATTCTCAAGCTGATGAGCCAGTTCGGCACGCGCATCCCCGAGCCCGAGCCGCCTGGACCCGCGCCCATGGTGGATGTCGCTCCGATTCTCAATTTCAAACCCGAGAATAAGCGCGGCCTAAAAGGCATTGAGGAAGGGCAGCGCCTTGCCGCCGAATGGCAAACCGCCTACGCCACCGGTGAGCCTTGCCCTCCCCCAGATTTCGACAAAGGCAGCGCGGACTTTAAACCCATTTTCCAGGCCGCCTGGCGCCCGCTCAAGCTCTGGCTCGGCCAGGCGTATCTTTATGTGGCCGCGCATTTGGCGCGCGAGTTTCGCGACTACCGAGTCCAGCGCGGCGAGATCACTTACGACGACCAAGTGGCGCTCGCGGCCTGGCTAATGAACCACGAGGCCGCCGGGCCCGCCATCCGCGAAGAGCAGCGCCTGGTCATTCTTGACGAGGCGCAGGACACCGACCCGCTACAGTTCGCGGTGTTGCTCAATGTCGCAGGCGGGCAATGGTCACCCGGCCAGCCGATGGCCGAATCCGTGGGCCCGCCGCCGGGCCGGTTTTGCATGGTCGGCGACCCTCAGCAATCCATTTACAGCGACCGCGCCGACCTGCCGACCTATCGCTCGATCCACGAGGGCCTTGTCGACCAGAACGCCGCCGACGCGCTCAGCTTCACCGTCACCATGCGTTGCGATGCCGAGATCGTCAGCGCCGTGAACCGCTTTTTTCCGCAGATTCTGCGCCGCGAGGATGAGCCCGGCGAACAAGCCGCCTTTGTCCCGTTGGAAGCCCGGCCCAATGCCGGCCCCGGCAGCTTCGAGCGTCTGCTGCTCCACCCACCCGCCGACTACGACGCCGGCTCCCAGCCCGCGAAAACAAGCCTCAAAGCCGAGGCCGTGGCGATCTCTCAGTGGCTGGTCGAAGTCGGCCTTGAAGGGCTCGGCGCCAGCGATTGGAGCGAGGTCGCCATCCTCACCCCGCGCAACGACTGGGCCGAGGCGCTGCACCAGGCCATCGAGCGCGCGCGCCTGCCCGTGCAATCGCATTCGCGCAAGGTCAAGCGGGCCGACGACCCCGTCTGGTCCTGGGCCGCCGCGCTGGTCCGCATCATGGCGCACCCCGAGGACGACTTTGAGATCGTCGGCGTGCTGCGCGAAATCTTTGCCCTGCCCGATGGCGCCATCGCGGTCGTCAAGCACGAGCTGCGGAGCTTCCTCAGCGTCACGCCCGAGCACCGCAGTGACTTCTCCGGTAGCGAAAAAGCGCTGGCCGTCATCGAGGCGCTCTTGATTTTAAAATCGCTCCATGCCGCCATTCATGAGCTGGCCCTGAGCGACGCCTTCCGCGTCATCTGCGACACGCTGCAACTCGGCGAACGCCTCGCCTCCCTGCCCGATCTGGACCCCGCCCGCATCGACCAAGGCCTCAAGCGCATGCAGGCCGCCGCCATGCAAGCCGAGGAGCACGGCGACACGCTGGCCGACTGGTCACGCCAGCTTATGCTTGCCCGCGGCAACGACATCGAGAGCGACGACCCCGCCCCCGGCCAGATCCAGCTGCTCTCCTGCCACAAGTCCAAGGGCCTGCAGTGGGAGGTCGTCATCACGCCGTTTTTCCACTACCCGGTCTCGCGCCGGCCAGAGAACTTTCCCCGGCTCTACGAAGCCTCGGGCGGCGCGCAGGACTACGTCGCCTACGACTCCAGTTGCGAGAACGAGCTGGCCAATGACGCCCTTCGCCGTTTCCGCGAGGAAACCGAGCGGCTGGCCTACGTTACCTGGACCCGCGCCCGTAAACGCGTCATCGCGGTCGACGCTGCCGCCTATTATAAAAACCCCGGCGCATCGATGAGCTGGCTCGACCTCTGCCACTGCCTCGAAGAAGAGTCCAACGGCTTTGTCTGGGCCGGCATGCGGGAGTTTGCGCCCGCCAGCGAGCCCGTGACCGAGTCCCCCGCAGGCGACGACAACGAACCCGCCGCAGCGCCCGCGTTTTTCATGACAATAGAGCCCGTGAGCGAAAGCCTGCGCGCGCAAAGCCAGCAGTTCCCGCAACGTATTTTGCCCAGTAGCCTTGCCCAACATGGCGCGCCAGTTGAGACCGACTCCGCCCACGGTCACGCCCGCGACGAGAGCGACTGGCAATCCGAGCCCGGCTACCCCGAGACGCAGGACGGCAGCAGCGCCCTCGGCGGCGCCGACTACGGTAACTGGTGGCACGACTCGATGGAGCGCGGCCCCTGGGGCCAGCCGATCGAAGCCTGGGTGGACTACCAGGCGCAAGTCGTCCCCCACGCGCCCAACGAAGAGCGCGGCGCGCAGGAATTCGCCGCCCTGCTGAGCACCGAAGAATTTCTCTGGCTCAACCACGCCGACCGCCAAGTCCGCGCCGAGGCCTCCCTCTTCTGGCCGGAGTCTGCCCACGCCCCCGACGAGCTGGAGCTCGGGCTGGAACTCGCCGCCGCTCCCGCCACGTTTGCCTACGATGGCTTCATCGACCTGCTCGCCTACGACGCCTCCCGCGACGCCTGGCGCATCGTCGACTGGAAGACGGACCGCATTTTCAAAAACGCCGGCCCCGAGCTGCGCGCCTGCTACGGCCCCCAGCTCGCCGCCTACGTCACCGCGCTCAAAGTGATGTTCTCCCGCCCCGTCGAAGGCTACCTCTACAGCACTCGCAAAGCCCAGTGGATCAAATTATAG